In a single window of the Papaver somniferum cultivar HN1 chromosome 8, ASM357369v1, whole genome shotgun sequence genome:
- the LOC113303744 gene encoding cytochrome P450 71A9-like yields the protein MEYPASSRKNLLKLITMRSHYHDDYCYHLLILLLVFATTLLVLLWRRQRNGVRPRLPPGPRRIPLIGNLHQLGNDLPHVSLQKLSNEYGPLMFLKLGSIPTLVVSSADMAKEIFTIHDRVFSNRPMFYAPAKLSYGYSDITFSRYGDYWREVKKIATMELLSAKKVLSYRAVREEEVAFAINLIRTSSSSSVPINLSEMLLRLINNVVCRVAFGLKYEEDGKNKIYLTLQETENLLAGFSTADLFPWMSWIHKFDGSDKKLDKNFGRMDEFYDKVIDEHICRCSLKTGVEEDFVDVLLRVQKDPSQGISLTRDNIKGILMDTFVAGTDTSAATLVWTMAELIRNPTTMKRAQDEVRSVIGIKEMVKESDLHKLSYTKLVIKEAFRLHPPAPLLVPRETREKCTINGYDIPIKTSVLINAKAISTDPKHWRNPDEFLPERFLDSNIDYKGQDFQLLPFGGGRRGCPGISFSAVLVELVLANLLYGFEWKLPSDMKIEEVDMSEAFGLTMHKKVPLCLLAGNHK from the exons ATGGAATACCCAGCTAGCTCAAGGAAGAACTTGCTAAAGCTTATTACGATGAGATCTCATTACCACGACGACTACTGCTACCATCTCttgattcttctacttgtgtttGCCACAACTTTGTTGGTGCTGTTGTGGAGAAGACAACGAAATGGGGTACGGCCGAGATTACCACCAGGTCCAAGAAGGATTCCGTTAATTGGAAACTTGCATCAGCTTGGCAACGACTTACCGCATGTATCACTACAGAAGCTTTCTAATGAATATGGTCCTTTGATGTTTCTTAAACTAGGTTCAATTCCAACTTTGGTTGTCTCTTCAGCCGATATGGCCAAGGAGATCTTCACAATTCATGATCGTGTGTTTTCAAATCGACCCATGTTTTATGCTCCCGCAAAACTATCTTATGGTTATTCCGATATTACCTTTTCTCGTTACGGTGACTACTGGAGGGAAGTCAAGAAAATAGCAACGATGGAGCTCTTAAGTGCCAAGAAGGTTCTTTCATACCGAGCTGTGAGAGAAGAAGAGGTTGCCTTTGCAATTAATCTAATTCgtacatcttcctcttcttcggtTCCTATCAATCTAAGTGAGATGCTGCTTCGTCTTATAAACAACGTAGTTTGTCGAGTTGCTTTTGGGTTAAAGTACGAAGAGGATGGCAAGAATAAGATCTACCTGACGCTTCAAGAAACAGAAAACTTGCTTGCTGGATTTAGTACTGCAGATTTGTTCCCGTGGATGAGTTGGATTCACAAGTTCGATGGATCAGACAAGAAACTAGACAAGAACTTTGGGCGTATGGATGAATTCTATGATAAAGTAATCGATGAACATATTTGTCGATGTTCATTGAAAACTGGTGTTGAGGAGGACTTTGTCGACGTTCTACTACGAGTGCAAAAAGACCCTAGTCAGGGAATTAGCCTCACTAGAGATAATATCAAAGGAATTCTCATG GACACATTTGTTGCTGGAACTGATACTTCTGCTGCGACACTGGTTTGGACTATGGCGGAGCTAATCAGGAACCCAACAACCATGAAGAGAGCACAAGATGAGGTTAGATCGGTAATTGGAATTAAGGAGATGGTAAAAGAAAGTGATCTTCATAAACTAAGTTACACGAAGTTAGTGATTAAGGAAGCATTCAGGCTGCATCCTCCTGCGCCATTATTAGTTCCAAGAGAAACTAGAGAGAAATGCACAATCAACGGATACGACATTCCAATCAAAACAAGCGTTCTTATCAATGCAAAAGCAATCTCGACCGACCCAAAGCATTGGAGAAACCCAGACGAATTTCTTCCTGAAAGATTCCTAGACAGTAATATTGACTATAAGGGTCAAGACTTCCAGTTGTTACCATTTGGGGGCGGAAGAAGAGGTTGTCCCGGAATCAGCTTCTCGGCGGTGCTTGTCGAACTAGTCCTTGCAAATTTACTGTATGGCTTTGAATGGAAATTGCCTTCGGATATGAA